From a single Fulvivirga ulvae genomic region:
- a CDS encoding DUF6913 domain-containing protein gives MLSKKILSYKTKALVKKSKIARSSVSYELAKSIGIVFTIDDLAKHETIKQLVRQLEKDGKKVQVLAFLPKGKENFEFLFDFFSDKDVTMWGNFTADQVHTFIEKPFDYLFYLDQKSNPLITNILAMSKAKCRIGKFNEVNNQLCELMIQTQNGSSIQQLADEMYKYTKILS, from the coding sequence ATGCTTAGCAAAAAGATACTTTCATATAAAACCAAAGCTCTGGTTAAAAAGAGTAAAATAGCCCGTAGCAGTGTAAGTTATGAGCTGGCGAAAAGCATTGGTATTGTTTTTACTATAGATGACCTCGCCAAGCATGAAACAATCAAGCAATTGGTTAGGCAGCTTGAAAAAGACGGAAAGAAAGTTCAGGTATTGGCATTTCTCCCAAAAGGCAAGGAAAACTTTGAATTCCTTTTTGATTTTTTCAGCGACAAGGATGTAACTATGTGGGGAAACTTCACGGCAGATCAGGTTCATACTTTTATAGAAAAGCCTTTTGACTATCTTTTTTACCTGGACCAGAAAAGCAACCCGCTGATCACAAACATTTTGGCCATGAGCAAGGCTAAATGCAGGATCGGAAAATTCAATGAAGTGAACAATCAGCTCTGTGAGTTGATGATACAAACCCAAAACGGCAGTAGTATTCAACAGCTGGCTGATGAAATGTATAAGTATACTAAAATATTAAGTTGA
- the ligA gene encoding NAD-dependent DNA ligase LigA: MTKEEAQREIADLTKKIDHYNEQYYLNDTSEISDYEFDMLLEKLIELENKFPEFKYPDSPSQRVGGTITKNFDTVYHKTPMLSLSNTYSKEELEDFDRRVAKGLNGESYEYFCELKFDGVALSLTYENGMLVRGVTRGDGVRGDDITNNVKTIRSVPLRLKGDYPQEFETRGEAFMPNKVFTQLNKEREGVGEEPYANARNTTSGTLKMQDSAAVAKRKLDCYLYSMSGENLGVDTHAAAIQKLIDLGFNVSPTFRKCASIEEVLKYIKDWEEERNKLPLITDGIVIKINSFSQQERLGFTAKSPRWAIAYKYKSESAATRLKDITYQVGRTGAITPVAELQPVLLAGTTVKRASLHNANEIQRLDLRVGDMVFVEKGGEIIPKITGVDLTARTPGLQPVEYISHCPACGSALERVEGEAVHYCPNTKGCPPQIKGRIEHFIQRKAMDIDSLGERTIHMLFEKGFVKSPADLYDLTFEQVYQLEGFKELSTNNLLKGIEISKTTNFDSVLFALGIRFVGKTVAEKLAAHFKNIDNIISASFDDLINVPEIGERIATSVLDFFKDTENVREIERLKAAGVSMELEEADNTQVSNILDGKTFVISGVFERYSRDELKKVIQDNGGKVISAISGKLDFLLAGDKMGPAKKDKAEKMGVKIISEPDFEAMLK; the protein is encoded by the coding sequence ATGACTAAGGAAGAAGCACAACGGGAGATAGCTGATCTCACAAAAAAAATTGACCACTACAACGAACAGTATTATTTAAATGATACCTCAGAAATATCAGATTACGAGTTTGATATGCTCCTGGAAAAACTGATAGAGCTGGAAAACAAATTCCCTGAGTTCAAATATCCCGATTCACCAAGCCAGCGGGTAGGTGGTACGATCACTAAAAACTTTGATACGGTTTACCACAAAACTCCAATGCTGTCCCTGAGCAACACTTATTCAAAAGAAGAGCTGGAGGATTTTGACAGACGCGTGGCCAAAGGGCTGAACGGTGAGTCATATGAGTACTTCTGTGAGCTTAAATTTGATGGCGTTGCGCTTAGCCTTACCTATGAAAACGGCATGCTTGTCAGAGGTGTTACCCGTGGAGACGGCGTAAGAGGTGATGATATCACCAACAATGTAAAGACAATCCGGTCTGTTCCGCTCAGATTAAAAGGTGATTACCCTCAGGAGTTTGAGACCCGGGGAGAGGCTTTTATGCCCAACAAGGTCTTTACGCAACTGAACAAAGAACGTGAGGGCGTTGGAGAAGAGCCTTATGCCAATGCCCGGAATACAACTTCAGGCACATTGAAAATGCAGGACTCTGCTGCTGTTGCCAAGAGAAAACTCGATTGCTACCTCTACTCCATGAGTGGTGAAAACCTCGGTGTGGATACCCACGCCGCAGCAATTCAAAAGTTAATTGATCTGGGTTTCAATGTGTCCCCTACCTTCAGAAAGTGTGCAAGCATCGAAGAAGTACTGAAATATATAAAGGATTGGGAAGAAGAAAGAAATAAACTGCCACTGATCACCGATGGCATCGTAATCAAGATTAACAGCTTCTCGCAACAGGAAAGACTGGGATTTACGGCCAAAAGCCCTCGCTGGGCAATTGCTTACAAATATAAGTCAGAAAGTGCCGCCACAAGGCTAAAAGACATTACCTACCAGGTAGGCCGTACCGGAGCTATTACTCCCGTGGCAGAACTACAGCCTGTACTTCTTGCGGGCACAACCGTTAAAAGGGCTTCACTCCATAACGCCAATGAGATCCAACGCCTGGACCTGCGGGTTGGTGATATGGTTTTTGTAGAGAAAGGAGGGGAAATTATACCAAAAATCACCGGTGTAGACCTTACAGCCCGCACACCAGGATTACAGCCCGTAGAATATATCAGCCATTGCCCTGCATGCGGTTCCGCGCTGGAGCGTGTAGAAGGAGAAGCCGTACACTACTGCCCCAACACCAAAGGGTGCCCGCCACAGATCAAAGGCAGGATAGAGCACTTCATCCAAAGAAAAGCCATGGACATAGACTCACTGGGTGAGCGTACTATTCATATGCTTTTCGAAAAAGGTTTTGTCAAAAGCCCTGCCGACCTGTATGACCTTACTTTTGAACAGGTATATCAGCTGGAAGGTTTTAAAGAGCTCAGCACCAATAACTTACTTAAAGGCATTGAAATTTCAAAAACAACTAATTTTGATAGTGTACTTTTTGCTTTGGGCATTCGCTTCGTAGGTAAAACCGTGGCAGAAAAACTGGCCGCTCATTTTAAGAATATCGATAACATCATCAGCGCAAGCTTCGATGACCTCATCAATGTTCCTGAAATAGGCGAAAGGATTGCCACAAGTGTGCTGGACTTTTTCAAAGACACGGAAAATGTCAGGGAAATAGAGCGCCTTAAAGCTGCCGGCGTTAGCATGGAATTGGAAGAAGCTGATAATACCCAGGTATCTAATATTTTAGATGGCAAAACTTTCGTAATTTCGGGCGTGTTTGAAAGGTATAGCCGTGATGAGCTCAAAAAGGTCATCCAGGACAACGGAGGTAAAGTAATCTCGGCCATATCAGGAAAACTGGACTTTCTTTTGGCTGGCGACAAAATGGGGCCAGCTAAAAAGGATAAAGCAGAAAAAATGGGAGTAAAGATAATTTCGGAGCCTGATTTTGAAGCTATGCTCAAATAG
- a CDS encoding histone H1: MNKFAQLRDLVMSLESDFEKFYDKNNNAAGTRVRKGMQDLKNLAQEIRVEVQDMKNKG, from the coding sequence ATGAACAAATTTGCTCAACTTAGAGATTTAGTAATGTCATTGGAGTCTGACTTCGAGAAATTCTACGATAAGAATAATAACGCTGCTGGAACTAGAGTTAGAAAAGGCATGCAAGATCTGAAAAACCTTGCTCAGGAGATCAGAGTTGAAGTTCAAGATATGAAGAACAAAGGATAA
- a CDS encoding DUF1015 domain-containing protein has product MAEIKPLRAWRYNSELTSGIDELTSPLFDVVSPRQRGKLYQNPYNSIHLSVPRGENAADNAALLLEKWKNEGIIEQDPIYGIYVYYQYFTLPGSHKEYCRKGFICNIRAYDWDEEVILRHENTIPKAVNDRIDLLEKTHLNVSPTHGLYTDKDFELEKYMDDSMKHPLFETEDYQGVRDVLSVIHDAGVIKKFLEVIKDKKIILADGHHRYEGSLMYRKKMMQREGHKGDEGYNYHLMFLTNTEAGDLRILPTHRLIKNISGFDEKKLMEKFSEDFIIKPVEDAYNINEIILGKQWAFGLLFKDYAYKVRLKPEKISALKWNFPDEIKKLDLTVMHYFIIEKILGIQGKNQRTSENIEFDRSFSDCLAKVIRDEAQMAIITNDITMNDVKKVCYSGYLMPQKSTYFYPKVICGFLFSSIKDDEFQSPPHSCF; this is encoded by the coding sequence ATGGCCGAAATAAAACCTTTAAGAGCGTGGCGTTATAACAGCGAGTTAACCTCCGGAATTGACGAACTCACCTCTCCCCTCTTTGATGTGGTATCTCCCCGGCAAAGGGGAAAGCTATACCAAAATCCATATAACAGCATCCACCTCTCCGTTCCCAGAGGAGAAAATGCAGCCGATAATGCTGCTTTACTGCTGGAAAAGTGGAAAAATGAAGGGATTATAGAACAGGATCCTATATATGGTATCTACGTCTACTACCAGTATTTTACCTTACCAGGTAGCCATAAGGAGTATTGCCGCAAAGGTTTTATTTGCAATATCAGGGCTTACGACTGGGATGAAGAAGTTATTCTCAGACATGAAAATACTATCCCAAAGGCTGTAAATGACCGGATCGACCTGCTCGAAAAAACACACCTCAATGTGAGTCCCACACACGGCCTCTATACTGATAAGGATTTTGAGCTGGAAAAATACATGGATGACAGCATGAAGCATCCATTATTTGAAACAGAGGATTACCAGGGAGTAAGGGATGTACTGAGCGTTATTCATGACGCAGGGGTTATTAAAAAATTCCTTGAGGTTATCAAAGATAAGAAGATCATACTGGCTGACGGACATCACCGGTATGAGGGCTCTTTGATGTATCGTAAAAAGATGATGCAACGGGAAGGGCACAAAGGCGACGAGGGTTATAATTACCATTTGATGTTCCTGACTAATACTGAAGCGGGTGATCTGAGGATTTTACCAACACATCGCCTTATCAAGAATATCAGTGGCTTTGATGAAAAGAAACTCATGGAGAAATTCAGTGAAGACTTTATCATCAAACCGGTTGAAGATGCTTATAATATCAATGAGATCATATTAGGTAAACAATGGGCTTTTGGATTGCTTTTCAAGGACTACGCCTATAAAGTAAGGTTAAAGCCTGAGAAAATATCTGCATTAAAATGGAATTTCCCCGATGAAATAAAAAAGTTGGACCTTACGGTAATGCACTACTTCATTATTGAGAAGATATTGGGAATACAAGGCAAGAACCAACGCACATCGGAAAATATAGAATTTGACCGTAGCTTCAGTGATTGTCTCGCAAAAGTTATCCGCGATGAGGCTCAAATGGCGATCATTACCAATGACATCACCATGAACGATGTAAAAAAGGTATGCTACAGTGGTTATCTGATGCCTCAAAAATCGACATATTTTTACCCGAAAGTAATCTGCGGTTTCTTATTTAGCTCTATAAAAGATGATGAATTTCAATCGCCCCCTCATTCTTGCTTCTAA
- a CDS encoding aminotransferase class I/II-fold pyridoxal phosphate-dependent enzyme codes for MDLFDKLKVEEGALGQHSHLPKDYFMFPKLEGDIAPRMKFNGKEVLTWSLNNYLGLANHPEVRRVDAEAAERWGLAYPMGARMMSGNSVHHIELEEKLAEFIDKEAVMLLNYGYQGVLSIIDAVVDRKDVIVYDAESHACIIDGVRLHMGKRFVFPHNNIENLEKQLQRAKKITDETGGGILVITEGVFGMSGNMGNLKDIIALKDKYQFRLFVDDAHGFGTMGKTGAGTGEEQGVQDGIDLYFSTFAKSMASIGAFVGGNNSIIQYLRYTMRSQIFAKTLPMPLVIGALKRLELLRTQPELKDNLWKVVNALQSGLKKHGFDIGTTKSPVTPVLFKGGLGEGANMAMDLRENYNIFCSMVIYPVVPKDVIMLRLIPTAVHTLGDVEETINAFAAVKEKLDNGVYRREEIIAITK; via the coding sequence GTGGATCTATTTGATAAATTAAAAGTAGAAGAGGGCGCTTTAGGTCAACATTCGCATCTTCCTAAAGATTATTTCATGTTCCCTAAACTGGAAGGAGATATAGCTCCAAGAATGAAGTTTAATGGGAAAGAAGTATTGACGTGGAGTTTGAACAACTATTTGGGGTTGGCAAACCACCCGGAAGTAAGAAGAGTTGATGCTGAAGCTGCTGAAAGATGGGGACTTGCATATCCTATGGGCGCCAGAATGATGTCAGGAAACTCCGTTCATCATATCGAGCTTGAGGAAAAGCTGGCAGAGTTTATAGATAAAGAAGCGGTAATGCTTCTTAACTATGGTTATCAGGGTGTATTATCAATCATTGACGCCGTAGTAGACAGAAAAGATGTTATTGTATATGATGCGGAATCTCACGCCTGTATTATAGATGGTGTAAGACTGCACATGGGTAAACGCTTCGTGTTCCCCCACAATAACATTGAAAACCTTGAAAAGCAGCTTCAAAGAGCCAAGAAGATCACTGACGAAACAGGCGGTGGTATCCTTGTTATTACCGAAGGTGTTTTTGGTATGTCAGGCAACATGGGTAACCTGAAAGACATTATTGCCCTTAAAGACAAATACCAGTTCAGACTTTTTGTTGACGACGCTCACGGTTTCGGTACCATGGGTAAGACAGGAGCAGGAACAGGTGAGGAGCAAGGTGTTCAGGATGGTATTGATCTTTACTTCTCTACATTTGCCAAGTCTATGGCCAGCATCGGAGCTTTTGTGGGAGGTAACAACTCTATCATTCAGTATCTGAGATACACGATGAGATCTCAGATCTTCGCCAAGACGCTCCCTATGCCGCTTGTAATAGGAGCCTTGAAAAGACTGGAGCTTTTGAGAACGCAGCCTGAATTGAAGGATAACCTTTGGAAGGTTGTAAATGCTTTGCAGTCCGGTCTTAAGAAACACGGTTTCGATATAGGAACCACTAAATCCCCTGTAACACCTGTATTATTTAAAGGTGGACTGGGAGAGGGTGCCAACATGGCTATGGATTTGAGAGAGAATTACAACATATTCTGCTCAATGGTAATTTACCCTGTTGTACCTAAGGATGTGATCATGCTGAGATTGATCCCTACTGCTGTACATACTCTGGGAGATGTAGAGGAAACAATTAACGCTTTTGCCGCTGTTAAGGAGAAACTTGACAATGGCGTTTACAGAAGAGAGGAAATTATCGCAATAACTAAGTAA
- a CDS encoding Maf family nucleotide pyrophosphatase → MMNFNRPLILASNSPRRQELLRNAGFEFEIKTKEVDESYPEDTPPEEVAKYLAAKKGNAYGNDLKDEVVITADTIVKLNDQILGKPENYDDARRMLEALSGTEHEVITGVCIKSRDKQIVFDDTTRVYFKKLSEEEIDYYITNYLPYDKAGAYGIQEWIGMVGIEKIEGSFFNVVGLPVNKVYEALFTL, encoded by the coding sequence ATGATGAATTTCAATCGCCCCCTCATTCTTGCTTCTAACTCTCCACGCCGCCAGGAGCTTCTCCGCAATGCAGGCTTTGAGTTTGAGATAAAGACCAAAGAGGTAGATGAATCGTATCCTGAGGACACTCCTCCCGAAGAAGTAGCCAAATACCTTGCCGCCAAGAAAGGTAATGCCTATGGCAATGACCTGAAGGATGAGGTGGTCATTACGGCAGACACCATTGTAAAGTTGAATGATCAGATCCTGGGCAAGCCTGAAAATTATGACGATGCCAGACGCATGCTTGAAGCGCTATCTGGTACAGAGCATGAGGTAATTACAGGGGTATGCATTAAAAGCCGTGACAAACAGATTGTTTTTGACGATACTACCCGAGTGTATTTCAAAAAGTTATCCGAAGAGGAAATTGACTACTACATTACCAATTACCTCCCTTATGACAAAGCAGGAGCCTATGGTATTCAGGAGTGGATCGGCATGGTGGGCATTGAAAAGATAGAAGGGTCATTTTTTAACGTGGTCGGTCTGCCGGTCAATA
- the dapA gene encoding 4-hydroxy-tetrahydrodipicolinate synthase, with protein sequence MHKLYGTGVALVTPFDSQGNIDFDGLTNLLKFTAEKGVDYYVVQGTTGESATISAKDKAEILNYTKQNNPHQLPVVYGIGGNNTEEVIKTIKSTDLDGVSAILSVSPYYNKPSQEGIYQHYIAIANASPVPVILYNVPGRTGSNISASTTLRLAKHKNIIGVKEASGNLEQAMLISRDKPEDFMLISGDDMLTVPLYSIGAVGVISVLANGFADIFKEIKDAAFANDYKKASAAAFQLLEINPLMYSESNPVGIKQVLKEFGVCDNFVRLPLISASEDLQEQISKAMHQMKAGLSAI encoded by the coding sequence ATGCATAAATTATACGGTACAGGTGTAGCACTGGTAACACCATTTGACAGCCAGGGAAATATTGACTTTGACGGACTGACAAACCTGCTAAAGTTTACAGCAGAAAAGGGCGTCGATTATTATGTCGTTCAAGGCACAACCGGAGAATCTGCCACCATCTCTGCTAAGGACAAGGCCGAGATACTCAACTACACCAAGCAAAACAATCCGCATCAGCTACCTGTCGTTTATGGCATAGGTGGAAATAACACAGAAGAAGTCATCAAAACCATCAAGTCGACAGACCTTGACGGTGTGAGTGCAATTTTATCTGTCAGCCCCTACTACAACAAGCCCTCTCAGGAAGGCATCTATCAGCATTATATCGCTATTGCAAATGCATCTCCGGTGCCGGTAATACTTTATAATGTACCGGGAAGAACAGGCTCTAACATCTCAGCCTCAACTACTTTGAGGCTTGCAAAGCACAAAAATATCATTGGCGTAAAAGAAGCCTCCGGCAATCTGGAGCAGGCTATGTTAATCAGCAGGGACAAACCTGAAGACTTTATGCTGATCAGTGGAGATGATATGCTTACAGTGCCATTATATTCTATTGGTGCAGTTGGTGTTATTTCAGTGCTGGCCAATGGATTTGCCGATATCTTTAAAGAAATAAAGGACGCTGCTTTTGCTAACGACTACAAAAAAGCATCTGCCGCTGCTTTCCAATTGCTAGAGATCAACCCACTCATGTATTCCGAAAGCAACCCTGTAGGAATTAAACAAGTACTCAAGGAGTTTGGTGTATGCGATAACTTTGTAAGGTTACCACTTATCTCGGCTTCTGAGGATTTACAGGAACAGATCAGCAAGGCTATGCACCAGATGAAAGCAGGTTTGTCTGCTATATAA
- a CDS encoding M1 family metallopeptidase, whose amino-acid sequence MYIYKRLILSYLLLIPVLGMAQPKSQSYWQQRAEYTMEIDMDVKTHRFNGKQKLVYYNNSPDTLNKAYYHLYFNAFQPGSMMDVRSLNIEDPDSRVGSRISQLKDEEIGYQHIKSLKQDGKTVTYKVEGTILEVRLNKPILPGSKTTFEMEFEAQVPLQIRRSGRNSAEGIAYSMTQWYPKLSEYDYLGWHTNPYVGREFHGVWGDFDVKITIDPSYTVGGTGYLQNPDKIGHGYQKAGAEVKQADKPLTWHFKAPNVHDFAWAADPDYKHTTAQVPNGPTLHFIYQETEENKENWEKLPEFMVKAMQFMSENFGKYPYDQYSFIQGGDGGMEYPMATLITGNRNLNSLIGVSVHEMVHSWYQGVLATNESLYPWMDEGFTSYASDVIMKHLFDPESDRNAHEGSYRGYFFMASSGKEEPLTTHADQYHTNRSYGINSYSKGAVFLHQLSYIIGHETFMKGMKNYFNTWKFKHPTSIDFIRVMEKTSGIQLDWYLEKFVYTTDQIDYGIRTVVGDGDATYVTLERIGEMMMPVDLYVEYEDGSKEIYYIPLRIMRGAKEVENTQIQRMNKEAWPWTYPTYTLKINNAASKIKNIEIDPTDRMADIDRSNNSMDLKSAMKAFEDPTK is encoded by the coding sequence ATGTATATTTATAAGAGACTCATTTTAAGCTACTTATTACTGATCCCAGTTCTGGGGATGGCTCAGCCAAAATCACAGTCGTACTGGCAGCAAAGAGCAGAATACACCATGGAAATAGACATGGATGTAAAAACACACCGGTTCAATGGCAAGCAGAAACTGGTTTACTATAACAATTCTCCTGACACCCTGAACAAAGCATACTACCACCTCTACTTCAATGCATTTCAGCCGGGAAGCATGATGGATGTACGCTCATTAAATATCGAAGACCCGGATAGCAGGGTTGGAAGCCGCATATCCCAATTGAAGGATGAAGAAATTGGCTACCAGCATATCAAATCATTGAAACAGGATGGCAAAACAGTGACTTATAAAGTTGAGGGTACAATACTGGAAGTAAGGTTAAATAAGCCTATCCTTCCCGGAAGTAAAACTACTTTTGAAATGGAGTTTGAAGCCCAGGTACCTTTGCAGATCAGAAGATCAGGCCGCAATAGTGCCGAGGGAATAGCCTATTCCATGACACAATGGTACCCTAAATTGAGCGAATATGATTACCTGGGGTGGCATACTAACCCTTATGTTGGTAGAGAATTTCATGGTGTATGGGGCGATTTCGATGTGAAGATCACCATAGATCCTTCATACACAGTTGGCGGAACAGGTTACCTGCAAAATCCCGACAAAATTGGCCATGGCTACCAAAAAGCAGGGGCTGAGGTAAAACAAGCTGACAAACCACTTACCTGGCACTTCAAAGCACCTAATGTACATGACTTTGCATGGGCTGCAGACCCTGATTACAAACATACCACAGCTCAGGTGCCTAACGGCCCTACCCTGCATTTTATCTATCAGGAAACCGAAGAAAATAAAGAGAACTGGGAAAAGCTTCCTGAGTTCATGGTCAAAGCTATGCAGTTTATGAGCGAGAACTTCGGCAAATATCCATATGACCAGTATTCGTTTATCCAGGGTGGAGACGGAGGTATGGAGTACCCTATGGCTACGCTTATCACCGGTAACAGAAATTTAAACAGCCTGATTGGCGTATCTGTACATGAAATGGTACACAGTTGGTACCAGGGCGTGCTGGCAACCAACGAAAGCCTGTACCCGTGGATGGATGAAGGGTTTACCTCTTATGCTTCGGATGTCATAATGAAACACTTGTTCGACCCTGAAAGTGACCGCAACGCTCATGAAGGATCGTACAGAGGCTATTTCTTCATGGCCAGCAGTGGCAAGGAGGAGCCTTTGACCACACATGCAGACCAATACCACACCAACAGGTCGTACGGCATCAACTCCTACTCAAAAGGAGCTGTTTTCCTGCACCAGCTGAGCTATATTATTGGTCATGAAACCTTTATGAAGGGGATGAAAAACTATTTTAACACCTGGAAGTTCAAACATCCCACATCAATTGATTTTATAAGGGTGATGGAAAAAACTTCAGGAATACAGTTGGATTGGTACCTTGAAAAATTTGTTTACACAACTGACCAAATCGATTACGGTATCAGAACAGTGGTTGGTGATGGTGATGCCACTTACGTAACCCTGGAACGTATCGGAGAGATGATGATGCCAGTAGACCTGTATGTAGAGTATGAAGATGGCTCAAAAGAGATCTATTATATTCCTTTAAGAATCATGAGAGGAGCAAAAGAGGTGGAAAACACTCAAATTCAGCGCATGAACAAGGAAGCGTGGCCATGGACCTACCCTACCTACACATTAAAGATCAACAATGCCGCGTCCAAAATAAAGAATATTGAGATAGACCCTACAGACAGAATGGCTGACATTGACAGGTCTAACAATAGTATGGATTTAAAAAGTGCCATGAAAGCATTTGAAGATCCCACAAAATAA
- the xseB gene encoding exodeoxyribonuclease VII small subunit, with the protein MAKKETRYRDSLEEIEKIIHQIESGETDIDELSVLVKRAATLIKDCKSKLKSTEDDLNQTLNDME; encoded by the coding sequence ATGGCTAAGAAAGAAACCCGTTATAGAGATTCACTTGAAGAAATAGAAAAAATCATTCACCAGATAGAATCAGGAGAAACTGATATAGATGAACTTTCAGTACTTGTAAAAAGAGCGGCAACTTTAATTAAGGATTGTAAAAGCAAACTAAAAAGCACCGAAGATGACCTGAATCAGACCCTGAATGATATGGAGTGA
- the accC gene encoding acetyl-CoA carboxylase biotin carboxylase subunit, with translation MKKIQKILIANRGEIALRIIRSAREMGIKTVAVYSEADRNALHVRHADEAVCLGPAASAESYLRSDKIIKVCKDLHVDAIHPGYGFLSENAEFAKLVSENNIIFIGPSPEAIETMGSKLAAKAAVAKYDVPLVPGTEKAIDDIDEAKSIAAEIGYPILIKASAGGGGKGMRIVTKESEFEEQMKRAISEAKSAFGDGSVFIEKFVTSPRHIEFQILGDQHGNIIHLFERECSIQRRHQKVIEEAPSSVLTPEVREAMGKAAVRVAKACNYYGAGTVEFIVDDKLNFYFLEMNTRLQVEHPVTEEITGIDLVKEQVKIAEGSKLEFKQEDLSFNGHALELRVYAEDPKNNFLPDIGRLNKYIRPEGPGVRVDDGFEQGMDIPIYYDPMIAKLTVYAEDRPAAIQRMLRAIEEYEISGIETTLEFGRFVLNHEAFTSGNFDTTFVERHFSPEKLETKEQNDEQMIAAALAAMLLEDTKQHKTQKAANSTPRSKWKQRARN, from the coding sequence ATGAAGAAAATCCAGAAAATACTCATCGCCAACAGGGGCGAAATAGCATTACGAATCATTAGATCTGCACGGGAAATGGGCATAAAAACCGTTGCCGTGTATAGCGAAGCTGACCGTAACGCCCTGCATGTCAGGCATGCAGATGAAGCCGTATGCCTGGGGCCGGCCGCTTCTGCCGAATCGTATCTACGCAGCGATAAGATCATAAAAGTGTGCAAAGACCTCCATGTAGATGCCATACACCCTGGTTATGGTTTTCTGTCAGAGAACGCAGAATTCGCCAAACTGGTGTCTGAAAATAACATTATATTCATAGGCCCTTCCCCGGAAGCCATAGAAACCATGGGAAGCAAGCTGGCTGCTAAGGCTGCCGTAGCAAAGTATGATGTGCCGCTTGTGCCTGGTACTGAAAAGGCCATTGATGATATCGATGAAGCAAAAAGTATTGCCGCAGAAATTGGTTACCCGATCCTGATCAAAGCCAGCGCCGGTGGTGGTGGTAAAGGTATGAGGATTGTAACCAAAGAATCGGAGTTTGAAGAGCAGATGAAAAGGGCTATCAGCGAGGCAAAATCAGCCTTTGGAGATGGCTCCGTATTTATTGAAAAGTTTGTAACCTCCCCTCGCCATATTGAATTCCAGATCCTGGGAGACCAGCACGGCAACATAATCCACCTTTTTGAAAGGGAGTGCTCTATTCAAAGACGTCACCAGAAGGTTATAGAAGAAGCGCCTTCATCGGTACTTACACCTGAAGTAAGGGAAGCCATGGGAAAGGCGGCTGTTCGTGTTGCCAAAGCTTGTAATTACTATGGAGCAGGTACAGTTGAATTTATTGTAGATGATAAGCTCAATTTTTATTTTCTGGAAATGAATACCCGACTGCAAGTAGAGCACCCGGTGACCGAAGAAATTACCGGAATCGACCTGGTTAAAGAACAGGTTAAAATAGCGGAAGGCTCGAAACTGGAGTTTAAACAGGAAGACCTTTCTTTTAACGGTCACGCCTTGGAATTGAGAGTGTATGCCGAAGATCCGAAAAACAACTTCCTGCCTGATATTGGCAGATTAAATAAATATATAAGACCTGAAGGCCCGGGTGTGCGTGTTGACGACGGTTTTGAACAGGGCATGGATATACCTATCTACTATGACCCGATGATTGCCAAGCTTACGGTGTACGCCGAAGACAGGCCGGCCGCCATCCAAAGAATGCTGAGGGCCATTGAGGAATACGAAATCAGTGGTATCGAAACTACTCTCGAATTCGGAAGATTTGTGCTGAACCATGAGGCTTTTACCTCTGGAAATTTTGACACCACCTTTGTAGAAAGACACTTTTCTCCGGAAAAACTGGAAACAAAAGAGCAAAACGACGAGCAGATGATAGCTGCAGCACTCGCTGCCATGCTTCTCGAAGATACTAAACAACACAAAACTCAAAAAGCAGCTAATTCCACCCCTCGAAGCAAATGGAAACAGAGGGCCAGAAACTAG